From Monomorium pharaonis isolate MP-MQ-018 chromosome 9, ASM1337386v2, whole genome shotgun sequence, the proteins below share one genomic window:
- the LOC105833738 gene encoding nuclear receptor subfamily 2 group F member 6 isoform X2 has translation MEENGRGETLCKVCGDKASGKHYGVPSCDGCRGFFKRSIRRYARNLDYVCKENGRCIVDVSRRNQCQACRFTKCLQVNMKRDAVQHERAPRSTSSLVAAVRRSSSGLYTGIPNVYHPASSAYHPLLYPALFPFKPTVPTFTPSVAHFLPRPSPESMSMTTAKEDEVTSSEEAATVDVRLESKDELVNTRLAPPVITSVSSEYTMQGLSFLPTENIYEFAAKLLFFAVRWARSIHSFLQLPYRDQTILLEESWSELFVLTAAQWNFPVDETTLVPVDLPIERREILLDKARRLRELLAKCAALRVDHSEYACLKAIVLFKPESRNLCEPGRVSALQEQTVAVFCERDARRVGRLLLLLPPARALCRATLHELLFKPTVGEVSVERLLGDMVGALRPT, from the exons ATGGAAGAGAACGGACGCGGGGAAACCCTGTGCAAGGTCTGCGGCGACAAGGCCTCTGGGAAGCATTATGGCGTGCCGAGTTGCGACGGATGCCGGGGTTTTTTCAAGCGGTCTATCCGCAGGTACGCGAG GAATCTGGATTACGTGTGCAAAGAGAACGGGCGCTGCATCGTGGACGTGTCGCGGCGCAACCAGTGCCAGGCCTGCCGTTTCACGAAGTGTCTTCAGGTCAACATGAAGCGAGACG CTGTACAACACGAGAGAGCCCCAAGGAGCACGTCTTCTCTCGTTGCCGCGGTGAGAAGGAGTTCTTCGGGACTTTACACGGGCATTCCTAACGTTTATCATCCTGCGAGCAGTGCTTACCATCCCCTCCTATATCCCGCATTGTTTCCCTTCAAACCCACGGTACCAACATTCACCCCGTCCGTTG CACATTTCTTGCCACGACCGTCCCCGGAATCAATGTCTATGACCACCGCCAAGGAAGACGAAGTTACCAGCTCAGAGGAGGCTGCTACTGTCGACGTCAGGCTCGAATCAAaag ATGAACTAGTGAACACTCGCCTGGCGCCGCCGGTTATTACTTCTGTCTCATCGGAATACACAATGCAAGGCTTATCTTTCCTGCCAACTGAAAATATCTACGAATTCGCAGCGAAGTTACTTTTCTTCGCCGTGCGATGGGCGAGAAGTATACATTCCTTTCTGCAA CTTCCTTACAGAGATCAAACTATCCTTCTGGAGGAGTCGTGGAGCGAGTTGTTCGTGTTGACAGCCGCGCAGTGGAACTTTCCCGTGGACGAGACCACCCTGGTGCCAGTAGATCTGCCGATAGAGCGGAGGGAAATTCTCCTCGATAAAGCGAGGAGGCTGAGAGAACTCTTGGCAAAGTGCGCCGCGTTAAGGGTAGATCACTCGGAGTACGCGTGCTTGAAGGCCATAGTTCTTTTTAAACCAG aatCGCGAAACCTCTGTGAGCCTGGACGAGTGTCGGCGTTGCAGGAGCAGACGGTGGCGGTGTTCTGCGAGAGGGATGCGCGCAGGGTAGGTCGATTGTTGCTGCTTTTACCACCGGCGCGTGCACTTTGCCGCGCCACTCTGCACGAGCTGCTGTTCAAACCGACGGTCGGCGAAGTCAGCGTCGAGCGACTGCTGGGTGACATGGTCGGCGCCCTCAGGCCTACCTAA
- the LOC105833738 gene encoding nuclear receptor subfamily 2 group F member 6 isoform X3, translated as MEENGRGETLCKVCGDKASGKHYGVPSCDGCRGFFKRSIRRNLDYVCKENGRCIVDVSRRNQCQACRFTKCLQVNMKRDAVQHERAPRSTSSLVAAVRRSSSGLYTGIPNVYHPASSAYHPLLYPALFPFKPTVPTFTPSVAAHFLPRPSPESMSMTTAKEDEVTSSEEAATVDVRLESKDELVNTRLAPPVITSVSSEYTMQGLSFLPTENIYEFAAKLLFFAVRWARSIHSFLQLPYRDQTILLEESWSELFVLTAAQWNFPVDETTLVPVDLPIERREILLDKARRLRELLAKCAALRVDHSEYACLKAIVLFKPESRNLCEPGRVSALQEQTVAVFCERDARRVGRLLLLLPPARALCRATLHELLFKPTVGEVSVERLLGDMVGALRPT; from the exons ATGGAAGAGAACGGACGCGGGGAAACCCTGTGCAAGGTCTGCGGCGACAAGGCCTCTGGGAAGCATTATGGCGTGCCGAGTTGCGACGGATGCCGGGGTTTTTTCAAGCGGTCTATCCGCAG GAATCTGGATTACGTGTGCAAAGAGAACGGGCGCTGCATCGTGGACGTGTCGCGGCGCAACCAGTGCCAGGCCTGCCGTTTCACGAAGTGTCTTCAGGTCAACATGAAGCGAGACG CTGTACAACACGAGAGAGCCCCAAGGAGCACGTCTTCTCTCGTTGCCGCGGTGAGAAGGAGTTCTTCGGGACTTTACACGGGCATTCCTAACGTTTATCATCCTGCGAGCAGTGCTTACCATCCCCTCCTATATCCCGCATTGTTTCCCTTCAAACCCACGGTACCAACATTCACCCCGTCCGTTG CAGCACATTTCTTGCCACGACCGTCCCCGGAATCAATGTCTATGACCACCGCCAAGGAAGACGAAGTTACCAGCTCAGAGGAGGCTGCTACTGTCGACGTCAGGCTCGAATCAAaag ATGAACTAGTGAACACTCGCCTGGCGCCGCCGGTTATTACTTCTGTCTCATCGGAATACACAATGCAAGGCTTATCTTTCCTGCCAACTGAAAATATCTACGAATTCGCAGCGAAGTTACTTTTCTTCGCCGTGCGATGGGCGAGAAGTATACATTCCTTTCTGCAA CTTCCTTACAGAGATCAAACTATCCTTCTGGAGGAGTCGTGGAGCGAGTTGTTCGTGTTGACAGCCGCGCAGTGGAACTTTCCCGTGGACGAGACCACCCTGGTGCCAGTAGATCTGCCGATAGAGCGGAGGGAAATTCTCCTCGATAAAGCGAGGAGGCTGAGAGAACTCTTGGCAAAGTGCGCCGCGTTAAGGGTAGATCACTCGGAGTACGCGTGCTTGAAGGCCATAGTTCTTTTTAAACCAG aatCGCGAAACCTCTGTGAGCCTGGACGAGTGTCGGCGTTGCAGGAGCAGACGGTGGCGGTGTTCTGCGAGAGGGATGCGCGCAGGGTAGGTCGATTGTTGCTGCTTTTACCACCGGCGCGTGCACTTTGCCGCGCCACTCTGCACGAGCTGCTGTTCAAACCGACGGTCGGCGAAGTCAGCGTCGAGCGACTGCTGGGTGACATGGTCGGCGCCCTCAGGCCTACCTAA
- the LOC105833738 gene encoding nuclear receptor subfamily 2 group F member 6 isoform X1 encodes MEENGRGETLCKVCGDKASGKHYGVPSCDGCRGFFKRSIRRYARNLDYVCKENGRCIVDVSRRNQCQACRFTKCLQVNMKRDAVQHERAPRSTSSLVAAVRRSSSGLYTGIPNVYHPASSAYHPLLYPALFPFKPTVPTFTPSVAAHFLPRPSPESMSMTTAKEDEVTSSEEAATVDVRLESKDELVNTRLAPPVITSVSSEYTMQGLSFLPTENIYEFAAKLLFFAVRWARSIHSFLQLPYRDQTILLEESWSELFVLTAAQWNFPVDETTLVPVDLPIERREILLDKARRLRELLAKCAALRVDHSEYACLKAIVLFKPESRNLCEPGRVSALQEQTVAVFCERDARRVGRLLLLLPPARALCRATLHELLFKPTVGEVSVERLLGDMVGALRPT; translated from the exons ATGGAAGAGAACGGACGCGGGGAAACCCTGTGCAAGGTCTGCGGCGACAAGGCCTCTGGGAAGCATTATGGCGTGCCGAGTTGCGACGGATGCCGGGGTTTTTTCAAGCGGTCTATCCGCAGGTACGCGAG GAATCTGGATTACGTGTGCAAAGAGAACGGGCGCTGCATCGTGGACGTGTCGCGGCGCAACCAGTGCCAGGCCTGCCGTTTCACGAAGTGTCTTCAGGTCAACATGAAGCGAGACG CTGTACAACACGAGAGAGCCCCAAGGAGCACGTCTTCTCTCGTTGCCGCGGTGAGAAGGAGTTCTTCGGGACTTTACACGGGCATTCCTAACGTTTATCATCCTGCGAGCAGTGCTTACCATCCCCTCCTATATCCCGCATTGTTTCCCTTCAAACCCACGGTACCAACATTCACCCCGTCCGTTG CAGCACATTTCTTGCCACGACCGTCCCCGGAATCAATGTCTATGACCACCGCCAAGGAAGACGAAGTTACCAGCTCAGAGGAGGCTGCTACTGTCGACGTCAGGCTCGAATCAAaag ATGAACTAGTGAACACTCGCCTGGCGCCGCCGGTTATTACTTCTGTCTCATCGGAATACACAATGCAAGGCTTATCTTTCCTGCCAACTGAAAATATCTACGAATTCGCAGCGAAGTTACTTTTCTTCGCCGTGCGATGGGCGAGAAGTATACATTCCTTTCTGCAA CTTCCTTACAGAGATCAAACTATCCTTCTGGAGGAGTCGTGGAGCGAGTTGTTCGTGTTGACAGCCGCGCAGTGGAACTTTCCCGTGGACGAGACCACCCTGGTGCCAGTAGATCTGCCGATAGAGCGGAGGGAAATTCTCCTCGATAAAGCGAGGAGGCTGAGAGAACTCTTGGCAAAGTGCGCCGCGTTAAGGGTAGATCACTCGGAGTACGCGTGCTTGAAGGCCATAGTTCTTTTTAAACCAG aatCGCGAAACCTCTGTGAGCCTGGACGAGTGTCGGCGTTGCAGGAGCAGACGGTGGCGGTGTTCTGCGAGAGGGATGCGCGCAGGGTAGGTCGATTGTTGCTGCTTTTACCACCGGCGCGTGCACTTTGCCGCGCCACTCTGCACGAGCTGCTGTTCAAACCGACGGTCGGCGAAGTCAGCGTCGAGCGACTGCTGGGTGACATGGTCGGCGCCCTCAGGCCTACCTAA
- the LOC105833738 gene encoding nuclear receptor subfamily 2 group F member 6 isoform X4 — MEENGRGETLCKVCGDKASGKHYGVPSCDGCRGFFKRSIRRNLDYVCKENGRCIVDVSRRNQCQACRFTKCLQVNMKRDAVQHERAPRSTSSLVAAVRRSSSGLYTGIPNVYHPASSAYHPLLYPALFPFKPTVPTFTPSVAHFLPRPSPESMSMTTAKEDEVTSSEEAATVDVRLESKDELVNTRLAPPVITSVSSEYTMQGLSFLPTENIYEFAAKLLFFAVRWARSIHSFLQLPYRDQTILLEESWSELFVLTAAQWNFPVDETTLVPVDLPIERREILLDKARRLRELLAKCAALRVDHSEYACLKAIVLFKPESRNLCEPGRVSALQEQTVAVFCERDARRVGRLLLLLPPARALCRATLHELLFKPTVGEVSVERLLGDMVGALRPT; from the exons ATGGAAGAGAACGGACGCGGGGAAACCCTGTGCAAGGTCTGCGGCGACAAGGCCTCTGGGAAGCATTATGGCGTGCCGAGTTGCGACGGATGCCGGGGTTTTTTCAAGCGGTCTATCCGCAG GAATCTGGATTACGTGTGCAAAGAGAACGGGCGCTGCATCGTGGACGTGTCGCGGCGCAACCAGTGCCAGGCCTGCCGTTTCACGAAGTGTCTTCAGGTCAACATGAAGCGAGACG CTGTACAACACGAGAGAGCCCCAAGGAGCACGTCTTCTCTCGTTGCCGCGGTGAGAAGGAGTTCTTCGGGACTTTACACGGGCATTCCTAACGTTTATCATCCTGCGAGCAGTGCTTACCATCCCCTCCTATATCCCGCATTGTTTCCCTTCAAACCCACGGTACCAACATTCACCCCGTCCGTTG CACATTTCTTGCCACGACCGTCCCCGGAATCAATGTCTATGACCACCGCCAAGGAAGACGAAGTTACCAGCTCAGAGGAGGCTGCTACTGTCGACGTCAGGCTCGAATCAAaag ATGAACTAGTGAACACTCGCCTGGCGCCGCCGGTTATTACTTCTGTCTCATCGGAATACACAATGCAAGGCTTATCTTTCCTGCCAACTGAAAATATCTACGAATTCGCAGCGAAGTTACTTTTCTTCGCCGTGCGATGGGCGAGAAGTATACATTCCTTTCTGCAA CTTCCTTACAGAGATCAAACTATCCTTCTGGAGGAGTCGTGGAGCGAGTTGTTCGTGTTGACAGCCGCGCAGTGGAACTTTCCCGTGGACGAGACCACCCTGGTGCCAGTAGATCTGCCGATAGAGCGGAGGGAAATTCTCCTCGATAAAGCGAGGAGGCTGAGAGAACTCTTGGCAAAGTGCGCCGCGTTAAGGGTAGATCACTCGGAGTACGCGTGCTTGAAGGCCATAGTTCTTTTTAAACCAG aatCGCGAAACCTCTGTGAGCCTGGACGAGTGTCGGCGTTGCAGGAGCAGACGGTGGCGGTGTTCTGCGAGAGGGATGCGCGCAGGGTAGGTCGATTGTTGCTGCTTTTACCACCGGCGCGTGCACTTTGCCGCGCCACTCTGCACGAGCTGCTGTTCAAACCGACGGTCGGCGAAGTCAGCGTCGAGCGACTGCTGGGTGACATGGTCGGCGCCCTCAGGCCTACCTAA